In Segatella copri, the DNA window GTAAGTTGCCAGATGCAGTTGGTATCCCAGAGGAGCAGTTGACTAAGGCTTCTGAGAGCGCTGTTTGCAAGATCAACATCGACTCTGACTCTCGTCTTGCTTTCACAGCAGGTGTTCGTGAGACATTGGCTCTTCACCCAGAGTACTTCGACCCACGTCAGTACTGCGGTAAGGCTCGTGAGTACATGGTTGACCTCTATAGCCACAAGATCAAGGATGTTCTTCATTCTGACAACAAGTTGGCTAACCTCGACTAATCTTCGAGATTTTACAACACAAGATATGAGCGGGAATCCGAAAGGGTTCCCGCTTTTGTTTTATCCCCTTTTTTCCCGCTATCATACAATCTGTCAGCAAGTAATGCGTATTGTGCACGATAACATGAAAATCTTTACATTATTTAACTGAGAAAACTTGCATCTTATTGACTTTTTTCCTATATTTGCAATGTTCAAACGAAAGAACAGGACATGTAAGAGGGGTATAAGCCCTATAGTAAATGATAAGCAATAGTAAATGATAACCAATAGTAAATGATATCACTCCTCCCAACATATCATTTGTGTAATTGTAAAAGATGATTTAAACCGAAAGGTGTTTGTTTTTAAAAGCATCGGATGGTAATGGCCGAAAGGCTGGAATCTGAAGATGACAGGTTTAAATGATAATGAAAACAATTAGTAAATGGTATAACTATGAAGAAGTATTTTATGATGGTCATCGCTATGACTATGATGACAATAGGATTTGTAAGTTGCAGTGCATCTGACGATGAAATGGGTGAAACAGTTAGTCGCGTTACCACCGATGAGTCAGGTTTCTCTTTGCTCAGCTATTCCATGACTGCGGGCTCTGCCGTAAGCGAGGAGTCTAACAGTAAGGCTGAGAATGATGAGAAGTTGGTTTGCAAGATTCTTCCGGGTGGTCAGCTGATGCTGACTCATAAGAATGTAATCTTCGACCAAGGTACAAATATCAAGTTTGCAACTCAGTTGGTTGGCAAGAAGTTAATCATTACCGAAACAGGTGATTATGGAAAGTCTGGTCAGTATGGTTATTATACGCTTGTTGCCAAAGTAGGAACAGTTAAGGATGGTGACTATGTGGTTGTTGTAATGCGCAATAATCACGCCCGTGAGGAGTTCAAGTTGAAGTATGACTCTTCCCGAGCTAATTAAGATACATATAAATAGTAAAATGCAATTCAGATATATAATAAATGATATGAAGTTACAATTATAATGAATGGTATGTTGATATATAATATACGAAGTTAAGACAAATGATAGTAAATGATAGTAAATGATATGTTTATTCAATAACAGATGTCGCTTCTTTCGACCAGTCTAGTTTTACTTTCTGTTTTCATTTCCCCCTAATGCTTCCATGAGCTGTTCTGGTGTACAGTCTTTTAATATCACCTTATTCTCTTTATCCAACAGGTAAATGGTTGGCATGGCTTTGAGTCCGTAAATCGTGCTCAAGCGGTTATCTGCTACGATGCGGAGCAGACTGAAGCTGGCTGGTATTGTCTGTTTGTCGAGCCATGCAGATATCTTGTGGCAGTTCTCGCAGTCAGGATCGTAGAAATATAAGATAACCTTCTTTTCCCGGTAATCGCTCAACTGATGAGGCTTGCCGTCTTCCAGCATAAAACTGATATTGGTAGCCTGTGTGCCAGGCAAGTTCTTTTTTGCCTGTTTCAGTTTAAATTCTATTCTTTCTTTCTCGGTTACATCGAAGTATGGCGATTTAGCCATGTCTTCCAGAAATAGGGCATATACCCTGTCGTTGCGCATGGGCGACTCAGGGTTCTCATAATAATGCTCGATGAGGCTTTCAAACTTCTCTTTAGATGGCTTCTGCTGGTAAGCTTTGGCTGTAAAGGCTGCAATCCCCTTTTGGGCTATTTCCTGGTCGAAACGTGCCAGAATATCGATGAAGTTGACAAAGCCCTGTTCTGCCATCTCCTTGTTTGCCAGTTCCAGGGTGTCGGAAAAGTTGAAGTTGTCCCAATAGTGCTCACTCAGGTATGTTGCACGTTGCTCTACGCTGCGCAGACTGTCTGGCAGAGCAGGGTATGGGAAACTGTTCTGAGCCTTGGTTGGGGATAAGGCTCCAACCAGCATGAAGAAACTGAGGAATATGAATCTTGCCATCATCTTTATATTGGAATTAATAATATTACTAACGGGTGCAAAATTACAAAATAAAATTGAAAGTGGCAAGGTTTTTTATATAAAAAAAAGCCGCGGAACTATAGAAGGTGAGATCACCTCGGCAACTACAGTTCCAACGACCAGTCTAGTTTAATTTATTGGTTCCCGCATTCTATTTGTATAGTAAATGATAATTATTTTATTACCTATTTCATTGATATTTGGGGGCATTTAAATTTTGAAACGATATGCGCCCCGATACAGATATATGAACTAAACTTTTCTAAAACTTACTACTGATAGGTGAATTCAAACTTCACGGCCTTTCCTTGGTTGAAGTTATCAGCCTTCAGCCAGAAGTATCCCTTTTCACCTTTTTTGGCATTCTTGCGTACATTCCTCAACTTAAAGGGATATGTATAGGTTCTTTCGCCTTTTTCCAGAAGGGATACCGGATCTCTCTTGATTACTTCTGCCTTATAGGTAAACCAGCTGTTTGTTTTGCAGTCGTCATTCGTTTCGGCTCCAGTATCACCTATTTCTACCTTCCAGTCTTCTGGATTGATATCATTGGATGCGATTTTGAAATTCACAGGCACCAGTCCGTCAGGATAATCCTTAGGAATGGTGATGGTGAAATCTCCTACACTGTTCAATGCTGCGCCAATATTGTCTCTGTTCTGGAAGTCATAATTAGCCTCACTCACACTATAGAGATGGATGTTTCTATTGAGTCCATGCACTTTGTCGGTGAGGTAGATGATGCCTTCTCGCCAGGTCTTGTCTACCTTGTCCAGCTTGTACTTAATGGTACCGGTACCGGTCTTTGTTGCTTTGTCATAAGTATAGCTGGTAACCTCTGGTGCAGCTGCAGTTGCGTATGCCAGATTCTGGGTCCATATAGCCTCAAAATCGGTAGAAAGTTTTGTAGCGGCATCGCTACCCTTATAAGTGAACTGTACAGTCTGTTCCTTCTTTTCACCTGTATTTACAGTCTTATAAGTACCTCCGACGATAGCCAGTTCGTATTTTCCATCAGAAACTCCCGGAACAATCTGTTCTACTCTAATCCAAGGGTTATTGACCGGTGCACCTTTTATCGCTTCCTCAGAACTTCCTTTGCCATAGCTTTCGTCCAGTTTGTCTATGATGATTCTGTATTCATAGTTACGCTTGATGGCGTATGGCTTGTTGTTTTTATCCTGAAGGTATATGAAATAGAATTTACCATTATACTTTATAGTGACCTTAGCAGGGTCAGTTGGCAAGTTACTTTCTTCAAAGGCTGCTGTCGGATTGTACATTTGCCCATTGCTACCTTTCAGTCTCTTAGTGCTTACGGATGGTGTTATATATGTAGGTTTCCATGTCCAATCTTTGCCTCCTGTAGTATCATCGAACTTCAAGCTGTCTCGATTGAATGGTGCTATAGTTCCGTATTGTACACCATTGAAAACAGATATTCCGAAATCGCTGCTTTTAAGGTTCGCGTTTGCTTTTTTAGCCGCGTCGCTCCAAACTGCAGAAATCTTCGCTCTATCTCTTATAAGATGGATGATGTAGTCTTTTTGTTTGTCGGTATTGGTAAGATACTCCTTCAGTTGATTAGGGGTGTCTCTTTTGATGTATCCCCAATAGCGAGTCATCACTTCTTGCTTTTCTGTATGATTTGTCTCGAAAGTTGTCATAAGCATGTTTTCATGCATTCCTACCCATTTCCATTGAACGTCATGCCCATCTTCATCTTTATCTTTAAGGGAATTATATTGAGCAGTAGCGTTAGCTACTAAGTGGATACGAGAAGTCTTGTTTGGGATTTCTGCCTTGAAATCTCTAAGTACTGAACTTCCGTCCCCATTTATGTCACCTCCTGATACAGCGGTACTGTCTTGCTCAGCTTTTTTCTCACTTGTGATCCAGTAATTACCATCATTGTCTCTATAAAACCCTTTGATGGGGTTGAACTGATCTTTAATATTTCCAAAACCAACAAATTGGCCTTCGTTGTCGAAGCAGAATAGTTTTAAATCATCTTTACTTCTAATACCTTCGTTCATGTAAACAGTACTTCTTGTAGCTGTGTGCTCCTCGAAGCTAGGTATGGCTATATTGAAGTGAGCGGTATAGTAACCATCTTCAGCCTCGTTGCTTGAAGTCTCGTTGTCTACTATACAATCGGTGCAGGCTGTCAACATAAATGTTAACAGCACTGCTATCATACCAATATGTAATCTTATTTGTTTCATATCATTAACCTTCTTTATTCTATACCTTGATCTTCTATTTTCTCGATTTCATCTGGTGTCAAGTCATGTACGCAACGAACATAGGCTCCCTTGTAATTAGCGTTACTTTGTTCTTCAGACTTATCGCCATCGAATGTCCAGTAGGATTCACCTTGTAACAGATCATTAGGAATAGCGTTATTGCCTGATTGTAAACTAATAATTTTTTTAACCTCTTCTTTTGTAGGCAAACGCCAACCGCTTAGATCAAGGTCCTCGCCTTTCTTTGTCTTAGCCTTTTCTTTGTACTGTTTACAGTATTTCTTGGCTTCGTCGTTGCTGCCTATTGATTGCAACCTACTATTGATGGTTGAGGCAATGATGAAAGCAGGTGATACCGTATTGTCATTTTTATCTGATGGCTTTGCCACGCTATAGGTGTTACTACTCTTTGTCACTGAGTGTTGAATCGTGTATAGGTGTTTATTTTGGCATGGATTCAAAGTACCCGTACTTTCTACATTGAGTGAGTAGATACTAGGGTATTTTTTTACAATGATTTTTTGTTTCTTGTTTGATCCGTTTACACAGAGATTGAAAGTGCAGTATACAACGGTGTTGTGCGCTGGATACCCATCGCTGATTTTTATGTAGCCGCAATATCCGTCACCAGTCGTAGTGTTTCGTTGTGATTCTGCACCTCCTGGTTGGTTGATATTGTTCTCATTTTTGTGTATTGTTCCGTTTGAGTCGAACGAATAGTATACGTATTCTTGTATATTACATTCTGCTGATGCCATCCATCTTATACTTTCATCTGTCTTGTTGCCGTCCATTCCTTTCATACTGATTGTGGTAGGATAAACTATCAGATAGTCAGCCTTGTCGCCTTTTACCTTAGTTTCTTCTCCTTGCGTCCATTTCGTAATTTGCCACTTGAGATAACCAAGGTCGTCATCGTAATCAATATCTGTCTTGGTATCCAGATACTTGATGACTGCATTGACGGTATAGATATAGTTGCGGTCTAACTTCTTGTCACCCTGAGGGTCACGAACCGGTATATTCAATACCTTCAGGGTATCCTTTTTAGAATCGTCCTTATATTTAAAGTTGACCTTTGCTACAATCTGTGGCATTGTTTCCTGAGTTTCCCATTGGGTGGAATAACTGTAGGTGGTTACCGTGAAGACCTTATTTCCCTTCTCATCTTTTGCAAATGCTGCCGGGCTCCAGGTATTGTTGTCTGATATGATAGATGGAGTTGCGGTTTGATCAGCACCAGCAAAGATGGTAGTATTGGTATTGTAATTGATGAGTTTCCACTGAACGTCAGAAATATGGTAATCCTTCACCGTAGAAGAGATGTTCAGCTTGATTTTGGCAGCAGCTCTTATCAGTTCTACCTGGATATCCTGTTCTGCCTTTTCTGTAATCTTGTATGAACCATGACTGCTCATCAGAAACAGCTTCTTGCTGTTGTCTGTAGAGTAAGGCATCCAGATATCATCATCCTTCTGGGTAGCTTTCTGAAGTTCATCCAGGCTTTTGCCTTGCAGGCTCTGACTGGCGTTGGCTGCTGCATAGAATGCATAACTTTGACCTGATTGGAGGTTCAGGCTCTCCTTCCAGTTGCCCGAACCCAGTTCCTCTGCTTTGTTCTCTGCAGGGGCGTCGAACAGACTGTCTATTCTGCGTTTGCTGGATGTTGGTTCGAACATCTTAAAGTCAAGAGAAGACAGAGTTTTTTCATGAAGATTCTCTTCTTCCTTCACTCTTGTGGTCTGCAGGTCGTTGACCATGGGAGTCATGCTCAGCTGTTGTGCAGCCGAACCGTTTCCCAGTTCGTCTTCAGCTGAGCATCCTGCCATGAGCCATCCTGCCGTAAGAGCCAAGATGCATTTTGCGAATCTTATGTCTATATATAACTTCTTCATGATGAATGTTATTTTCTGTTGTCTTTATAATACTTGTTCAAAGTGAATATCCTTACCGGCGAATTTGCCCTTCTTGCATCCATTATATTTGAAACCTGGATTCAGGACAAACTTATCGTTTGGATATTTGGTCAGGAAAACCTGCGCCTTTACATTGTGTGGCTTTGCCAGATCCAGTCTGTTTTTCGGAACCACATAGAAGTAGAGCGTCTTCTTCTCACCACTTTTATTGATGATGAAATCATCTATATGATAAGTATATCCAATTATTTTGTCTCCATCGTTTTGGTCTGAAATGTTTGTATCGTAAACCGGTTCTTTTTCCTCATAATTGCCATCCTTATCGCATTCTACGAATCCGAACATCGGGTTGTCTGTCTGGAGAATCCAAGGCTTACCTTTGGTATCGATATCCTCGAGCGTAATCATCGGTCCGCGTTTAGGGAAACCGTAATATACCTTGTAGCCCCAGTCTGTCTTTCCGCTGTCAGGGATTTCAACATTCGTAGAGGCATCGATGAAATCGAATGTTCCTCCATCCTTCCATTCCTGAATGGTAGGAGTAACGGTGAGCATGCCCATCTGTCCGTTGAGGAAATAACCATAAACTACCAGTTCTCTGTTTCTGATAGCATTTCCTTCAGAAGGAATATTGAAGGTCACGTGATTCTCGGTTACTCCACCATCTAATGAATAGTAGATGGTGCCTTTGATGGCTTTGTTGGTCTCACGGAGATAACAGAGATCATGAGATTTGATTTCTTCCTTATTAAAAGCATCTAAATATTCCTGGGCAGACTGATCACTCTTTTTGATGAAACTCTTAGGATCCTCCACTTCCTTGATATCCTTGTTCTCTACACCAGCCAGTTTCAGAGTGGTTGGTACGTAAGCTGTACCTGCGTTGTCGTATTTCTGGCTGGTTACGTTCTGGTTGTAACCATTCTCGTTATATGTCGCTTCGTCGGGAAAAACATAGCTGGCAGTAGGAATGGTGTAGCCTTCTACTTCAATTCTTTTTACCTTTACCTGACTGGTATTGGCATCAGAACCCGATTTGCGGGCAAAGTAAAAATGGAGTTTCGAAACGGCGCGAACCAGAGGAATTTTGATGCCTTTGTCTTTGGCTCCTTCTTCTGTATCAGCCACATGATTATCTACAGAGATTTGAGTGATGGCACGGGAGATAGGGAGTCCCTTTCCGGCTGGCACTTCTTTTGTTTCTGCAGTACCATCGCCATTGATACCGAAAGGTGAGGTAAAGCTGACTTCTTTCAGATCTTTGCGGGTAACAGAACTGAGGTCTTTGCCTTTTATCTTGTCCGGCATGTTGATGCTCTCAGAGTTTGCCAGGATGTAAAGGTCGATGTTCTTTACTTCTTCGCCGCCAATCTTTCTCAGGAATCGGAGGTTCAGGGTATAGTTACCGTTCTTCACTTCGCTCAGCGTCTCTGCTTTATAAGAGATAGGAGTGGCTTCATCGCCGGTATTTGATTTGAACACCCACACCTTGATATTATGGATGTCGCTCTCCTGAGTAGGATTCGCATCAGTCTCATTGTCGGCAAGAGCCTTTCCGCTAGTTTCTCCGGCTCTGGTACTGTTTCCGGTGCCGGTAGAGAAACTGAGGCTCAGATAGGCATTGTCGCTTTGAGCTGTTTCTGTATTTTCGTTCTCTGAACAGGATGCCATTGCGCCTACCATGAGCAAAGCAGCGAGTGCCATACACACTGGGCGTGTCATCTTGGTCAGAGTAGATTGATAGCGTTTCATGTTTTCTTTCTTTTACTTATACTTCTTTTTTTTCTTATTTTCCCAGGTCGGCATTCTGAAGATTCAGAACCCAGTTGTTTACCTTGATTCTTGCATCCATGCTGTAGGTAGAACTTGGAGCTGGCACGTAGAATACCAGAGTGTAATGGTCCTGACGGTCCAGATACTGCTGGTCGCTCCAGTCTTTGCCGTAGCGGTCGCTGGCACAGAGTGAGAGGAACCAAGGCAGGGAGTGGTTGAAGATGACTTTGTTGATGCGCTTGTCGGTGATGACGATGCGCTTGTCATCATATTGGCTGGATCCGTCGGCAGCGCGACTCTTGTTGTCATCTTTGGTTTCGAACATACGTGATGATGACAGGTCGTAAACCAGCGCCTTTTCTACGTCTTCGCCTTCTACCTCAGTCTTGCCGCTGTGGTTTTCTACCAGTTTCTTCTCATAAGGAAGATAGGTGATTGCCTTTGGCTTTACCTTGTCGCCCTTATAGTCGAGTAGGGCAGCGGAACCTTTGATTTCTACATCGAAGTTTTCGGCTGTGAATCCTTCCTGGTCGGGTTCGAATGGAAGCATCACCACGCGGTATGTCTTGGTACACTTCATCAGACTCAATTTTCCCTGCGCATCGTTTTCTCCATCAAAGTTGAGGGAGTCCTGTGCGGTATAGAGTGCGGTGAAGTGCTTGTCGTTTACTGATTCTTCTGCGTTTTTTTTGCCCATTTCCTCTTGCAGGTCGTTGATGGTAGAGATACCTGGGGTAAGTTTAGTAAAGCTAAACTCGGTCTCATCATCACCTTCGGCTCTTGTTCCCATTGCTGCAGGCTGCTTGTCACGAGCCAGGCAGACGAAGGTATACTTGCCTGCTTGCAGGTCTGTGATTTCCATCTTATGACCTGTTTCAAACTTGTCAGCCGACTCGGTATAGTTATCAACGAACTTACCGTTCTTGTCGAATACATAAACGTTGAGGTTCTTCACCTCAGCAGAGAAAGCATCAGCCTCTTTCACATTATAAGTATAGTCGAATTTGAGCGACAACTTAGCTGTAGGGCAGCTCGTGATTTCGTCTTTCATGCATGATGAAAGAGAAGTGAGTGCGATGGCTGAGATGCAAACCAGCTTGCAACATTTGTTGTTGAGGAAATGTGCCATATTCTTTATCTTTTATAATCTTTTACTTTTTTTATATAGAGAGTGCCGTAGGTAGCGAATATCTTTGCTTTATCAGTTCTCTGTTTCGTTGCCTTCGGCATCGTTATTATCTAAGGATGAAAAGTGCCAGTCTTTCGGGTTGGGGGTATGACGGCACGTCTTTGTATCTCCCGCCTTTTATACATGGGCGGCAATGTTAGTTATCTTTTAAGAATGTTTTCGTTCTTTTCAGAACGAACGTTTGGTTGATAAACTCTCGGAGGAGGATTGCTCCCCCGAGAGTATTGGTATATATATAAGTATTTATATTTTATCTGTCTGGTTTGACGGAATATTACTGCAAGTCAACGTCCTGGTTGTTGAGAACCCAAGGGTTAACAGTAACAGTAACATTGATATAGTAGAATTTATTCTCCTCTGTTGGCTCACCATTAGGAACCTGAGCACCTACGTTGAAGATGTTGTTAACAGTGAGACGATAGATGCTGTTACGCTGAATAGCGTTAGCATAACCGATGTGATTATCCTTGATAACCTGCTTGTAGTATGTCTTACCTCCCTTGAATACTTCAATCTTGTAATCCTCACGGAACTTAGCCAATTTTGCTTCGTCATTGATGGCATTACTCAATTCTTCCTTCATTGTAGCTGCGGTCTTGCCTTCGCCGAAGAGGTTTGTTACATCCTTGTAATCTTCGAAGATCTGAGCGAAAGAGGTGTAGATAACGTTGTTGTAACGATAGAATGTACCTTTATTAGCGTCCTCAGCATTGAAATCAGCATTAGTCATCTCCTTATCCTTAAGAGTAACCTTGTACTCGAAATACATGGTTGTAGGATTTTTTGATGAATTGTTCTCGAATACGTAGTTTACTGTATTGTTGTTGAAGAATTTCTTATCCTCGTAAAGATACTTGGTACCGAAATCATCAGCCTTCTGTGTATACTCGGTGTTAGCTGGAAGACTAAGCTGGTTTTCACTCCATGTCTGCATCACGTAAGACTGATTTGCCAAGTTAGCTACAGCATAGTCTACCAGTTCAATTTTTGCAACCTTATCTTTTGCATCATCTATTGCCACCTTCAATGCTTCTGAAGCATTTTCTGGGTAAGATGCAAGGACTTTTGTTGATTTATTTACAGGAGCATCGATACGAGCTACTACACGCTCAACCTTGATGGCTGCATCTTTTTGTGTATTATTTCCATCAGCTGATGTATAAGTTACCTTTGCTGGGTTCTGCTTGTTGTTGTTAGCCTTGATGAAGGTTACAGAATAACCATTTCCATTCACCTGTGCATCGTTCTGGTTGAACATAGCAAAGTCGTTGGCGTTTGCAAATGGAGATGCAAAGCTATTTGTAGCAGCAGTGAAGAAGTTGTTGCTAGTAGCAGCGAAGTCCATACCACCTGCAGGCTTGTGGCTACCAGCCAGGAAATATACACGGTATCTCTGACCTGCTTCAACTTGAGGAACCTTGATTTCGAAAGTCTTGGTACCGTCCTTCTTTTTAGAAGCATCATCTTTAACATCTCCAGACCAATCCAACCCAGATAAGTATTCATGGAAAGCAATGTTGTTTTGGTCATCTACCAAATACAAAGTACCATTTGTGATAGCTGCTTCACCTGCTGTAGCATTCTCAGTAGGATCAACAACTGAAGTTCTAGTGCCGCTAGCATTTGGAGACTGTACGGTCAAAGTCATGTAGTAACCATCTACCTTCTCCTGACCTGCTTTGTCATTAGCCAAATCCTCACTGTCGCTGCAGCTAGTGAAAGACAAAGCTGCGGCTGAAACCAAGCTCATTACGAGCAAATTCATTTTTTTCATAATCTTTTTACTTAATACAAAAAAAGTTATACAATATATTTAATTAATTATTATTCTCAAAATTAAGTTTCGCACATATTGGCACAATCCGCTGAAAACAGATCGTATTTTACATCATCTTTTATCTTATACTTATATAAATAGAAAGTAAATAGTTACTTTAAAGTGCCTGGTTTACTTTATCCAGGTTTTCCTGCGCCTCCTTCAAACCACCGGCAATAGCTTTCTCAAAGTATTGCTTGGCAGTCTGATAATCTTCCTTCATGGAAGCCAGACAACCGCGGGCATTGTTTGCCTCGGCGCTGTCGCCTGCTTTCAGGAGATATTTCTCTGCACTCACCTTGTCGCCACGTTCGATGGCTGCTGAGGCTGCATTGAGATTGGCAAGTTTATCTTCAGGGAACATTCTTACAGCTATGTCGAAAACATTGTTGAATTCGGCGCTACCCTTAGGATAAGTCTGGGCTACCAGATACATCTCCTGGAGAGAGAGCTTCTGAGGACGGGTCTTGATAACCTCTCTAGCCTTTTCTACATTGAATGCCTGAACATCATATTCTATCGTATAGTCGGTACGGCGAAGTGATGGCCATACATTCTGCAGGAGATAGCGATAAGCCTGAGGAGCCTTCTTGAGCAATGCTTTCTCTTTGGCATCTGGCTGCATGTTGCTGTTGATGATCTCAAGTGCAGCTTCCTTCTGAGGAATCTCATTCTCATTTACATACTTGATGGTTCCTGCCCAGTCCTCTGCTGTAGCTGTGGCCGCAAACAGTTTTGAAGAAATAGGATAGGTCTTCAGGATATGCTTCAAAAGCGCCTGTGTACGGTTATGAGACAACTTGTTGTTGTTGGCATATCCGCCATCTGGTGATGCATAGCCGTGGAGGGTTATCTTGGTGATGGTAACATCCGAATCGTTCTTCACAAGGTCGAGAGTCTTGCGGATATTATCCAGTTCGTTGGCATTGTTGCCCATATCGTACAGGATATCCCACTTGTTCACCTTGAAGTTCAAACGGGCAGAACCATTCTCCTTTCTTGCCTTTACGGCTTCTGCCTTAGGCTGTACATAAGCGTTGAAGAGATTCTTCGGAGTAGAGAATGCACGTCCTTCCGCATTCAGAATACCTTCGTCGAGAAGTTGCTGGTTGCAACCGCAGGCATCATTGCTGATGGCGAAGTTTGAGTTCTTCATCCAGTCGCTGAACGGAGCGGCATATTCATAATGAAGTGTCTGTGCTGTCTTGTTCTTACGGAGTGCCACGATAAGTGGGTCTGCCGTAGCCGTTTTCTGGTTACGCTGATAGTAAATATATCTCTTTTTACCCATCACCTCAACGCTCGGCATGAAGAGCGTATCCTTTTCGTTGAGGATCATTGGGGTATAGATGAGACCTTTGTTGCTGGCAAGCTGAATTTGGTCGAGGTTCAAGTCCATAGCCACTTTCACCTGGTTGCCAACCTTTCTGATTGCCTTATTCTGGATTTTCAGATTCTTGTAAGCCTGCTGGGTATTATCGGCTGATATAGGAAGAGCGATAAGCAAGGCTCCGAACATACTACCTATTATATTATATGTATTCATCTCTGATTCTTTTTAAAAAACATACACTAAGTTGAGGGCTGCTTTCGTCGGGCCCACATAGTTGTGTGCCTTGTCATCTTCAAGTTTATCTCCGCATTGAGCACAGTTAAACTTATCTGCCTTAGAGTAGATATAGCCTACGCCAAGTTCAGCTTCCAGATTCCAATGTTTCGAGAGAGCCCAAGCATAGCCGTAAGCTACACCTGCACCGATAAACCATCCTTCATACCGATAGTCTTTCAGCTTAGAG includes these proteins:
- a CDS encoding DUF5106 domain-containing protein translates to MARFIFLSFFMLVGALSPTKAQNSFPYPALPDSLRSVEQRATYLSEHYWDNFNFSDTLELANKEMAEQGFVNFIDILARFDQEIAQKGIAAFTAKAYQQKPSKEKFESLIEHYYENPESPMRNDRVYALFLEDMAKSPYFDVTEKERIEFKLKQAKKNLPGTQATNISFMLEDGKPHQLSDYREKKVILYFYDPDCENCHKISAWLDKQTIPASFSLLRIVADNRLSTIYGLKAMPTIYLLDKENKVILKDCTPEQLMEALGGNENRK
- a CDS encoding FimB/Mfa2 family fimbrial subunit — translated: MAHFLNNKCCKLVCISAIALTSLSSCMKDEITSCPTAKLSLKFDYTYNVKEADAFSAEVKNLNVYVFDKNGKFVDNYTESADKFETGHKMEITDLQAGKYTFVCLARDKQPAAMGTRAEGDDETEFSFTKLTPGISTINDLQEEMGKKNAEESVNDKHFTALYTAQDSLNFDGENDAQGKLSLMKCTKTYRVVMLPFEPDQEGFTAENFDVEIKGSAALLDYKGDKVKPKAITYLPYEKKLVENHSGKTEVEGEDVEKALVYDLSSSRMFETKDDNKSRAADGSSQYDDKRIVITDKRINKVIFNHSLPWFLSLCASDRYGKDWSDQQYLDRQDHYTLVFYVPAPSSTYSMDARIKVNNWVLNLQNADLGK
- a CDS encoding Mfa1 family fimbria major subunit (Members of this family are fimbrial shaft proteins (major subunit proteins), found in the Bacteriodetes. The family is named for Mfa1 from Porphyromonas gingivalis, and is related to but distinct from the family of FimA from the species.), whose amino-acid sequence is MKKMNLLVMSLVSAAALSFTSCSDSEDLANDKAGQEKVDGYYMTLTVQSPNASGTRTSVVDPTENATAGEAAITNGTLYLVDDQNNIAFHEYLSGLDWSGDVKDDASKKKDGTKTFEIKVPQVEAGQRYRVYFLAGSHKPAGGMDFAATSNNFFTAATNSFASPFANANDFAMFNQNDAQVNGNGYSVTFIKANNNKQNPAKVTYTSADGNNTQKDAAIKVERVVARIDAPVNKSTKVLASYPENASEALKVAIDDAKDKVAKIELVDYAVANLANQSYVMQTWSENQLSLPANTEYTQKADDFGTKYLYEDKKFFNNNTVNYVFENNSSKNPTTMYFEYKVTLKDKEMTNADFNAEDANKGTFYRYNNVIYTSFAQIFEDYKDVTNLFGEGKTAATMKEELSNAINDEAKLAKFREDYKIEVFKGGKTYYKQVIKDNHIGYANAIQRNSIYRLTVNNIFNVGAQVPNGEPTEENKFYYINVTVTVNPWVLNNQDVDLQ
- a CDS encoding DUF3868 domain-containing protein, coding for MNTYNIIGSMFGALLIALPISADNTQQAYKNLKIQNKAIRKVGNQVKVAMDLNLDQIQLASNKGLIYTPMILNEKDTLFMPSVEVMGKKRYIYYQRNQKTATADPLIVALRKNKTAQTLHYEYAAPFSDWMKNSNFAISNDACGCNQQLLDEGILNAEGRAFSTPKNLFNAYVQPKAEAVKARKENGSARLNFKVNKWDILYDMGNNANELDNIRKTLDLVKNDSDVTITKITLHGYASPDGGYANNNKLSHNRTQALLKHILKTYPISSKLFAATATAEDWAGTIKYVNENEIPQKEAALEIINSNMQPDAKEKALLKKAPQAYRYLLQNVWPSLRRTDYTIEYDVQAFNVEKAREVIKTRPQKLSLQEMYLVAQTYPKGSAEFNNVFDIAVRMFPEDKLANLNAASAAIERGDKVSAEKYLLKAGDSAEANNARGCLASMKEDYQTAKQYFEKAIAGGLKEAQENLDKVNQAL